Below is a window of bacterium DNA.
TTCGGCCTACAACGCCCGGGAACTCTCCGCGGCCGGGTTCCCGGCCCCGACCGTGATCCCCCTCCCCCTCCCCCGGAGCCTGACCGGGGGCGAGCCCGACCCGGAGCTCCTGGCCGCCGTCGCGCGCGGGGGGGAGGCCATCCTCTTCGTCGGCCGGTTCGCCCCCAACAAGCGCCAGGACCGGCTCATCCGGATCTTCGCCCGCTACCGCCGGGCCTACAGCCCCGGCGCCATGCTCTACCTGGTCGGCGACCGCGGGCACGACGGGTCCTACGCCGCTTCCCTGGAGCGCCTGGCCCGGGAGCTGGGGGTGGAGGAGGCCGTGGTCATGCCCGGCAAGGTCGACGACGCGGCCCTGCGGGCCTACTACGCGGGCGCCGACCTCTTCCTCTGCATGAGCGAGCACGAGGGGTTCGGCGTCCCCCTGGTGGAAGCGCTCTTCCACCGCCTCCCGGTGATCGCCCGGGCGGCCGCGGCCGTCCCCGACACCCTGGGGGAAGCCGGGCTGGTCGTGGCCGACGACGACCCCGGCCGCTGCGCCGCCCTGATCCGGCGG
It encodes the following:
- a CDS encoding glycosyltransferase family 4 protein codes for the protein MKTRAVHQLLPALEGADAIGGYARALRGVLREAGFASDIFVLDRKPGQSECRSWREHRSAGGPGAVAVFHTAIGSKLAPYFRACPDRKVLVHHNITPARFFADTAPEDAWLALLARRQFQGLAGAVEAAVADSAYNARELSAAGFPAPTVIPLPLPRSLTGGEPDPELLAAVARGGEAILFVGRFAPNKRQDRLIRIFARYRRAYSPGAMLYLVGDRGHDGSYAASLERLARELGVEEAVVMPGKVDDAALRAYYAGADLFLCMSEHEGFGVPLVEALFHRLPVIARAAAAVPDTLGEAGLVVADDDPGRCAALIRRVLTDAGLREKLLRAQDRRLARFRDFPFREAWLEVLAPLLAPA